Genomic window (candidate division WOR-3 bacterium):
GACGGCGCTCGGCTCATTGCCCAGAGCACGTTCGACAGCACCTGACTGGACAGCGAACTGGTGAATCCCGAATGAGTTGAATAGCGGCTGTTTGCGATGATTTCGAAAGAGTTGGGGTTCACCACCGGTGCGGGCAGACTCTCAACTTGGGCCAGGGCGGAAACTGACAAGGCCACTAGCAACAGACTACTGAAAATCGCCTGTTTCATGAAAAAAGTCTAGACCCGGTCTAGCACTTGTCAATGCTCCAGCTCGACGACTGTGCCCCTAGCCGTCATCACCACTCCACCACCAACCTTGACTTCTATCCCTGCCCCGCGCCTGCGGCCCTCAAGATACAGCCGCGATGGCCGCATTATCTCAAACCCCTGCTCACAAATGGCCCTTACCTCGGGCTTGCCAGAATACTCGTGCCGGACCAGCCACGCGCACAGGCATCCGTTTGCACTACCGGTTGCCGGGTCCTCCGGCACATCGTAATAATCGCAGAACACCCGCACGTGAAAGTCGTTCTCCGGCTCAACTGTCTCGGGACAGAATGCGAGCACGGCCTTGGCCCGATGCTCACTGCACAACCGGTCATACTCAGACCGGCAGATTCGGACCTGCTGAACCGGCTCCAGTCTTCTCACCGGCACAATGAGAAACCACAACCCGGTCGAAACCTCCTGGGCCGGAAATCGCACATCAATATCATCCTCAGCAATACCGAGAATTGCTGCGGCCCGGCCCGGTTCAATAACGTCGCCGAAATCCGGCTCGGCCTGAGTCATGACAAAGCGCTCGCCATTGCCGACAACCTCGACCGGAATACTTCCCACCGCCAGGTCAAGCACAACCCGGTCCGCAGAACGCCCCAGAAACTCCTGCCAGATGACAAAACCTGTACCCAGACTAGGGTGCCCGGCAAAAGGAACTTCCCGGGCCGGTGTGAAAATCCGCACCGGCCAGCCGCGCTCACTTGGACGGCGACTCATGATGAACGTCGTCTCGCTGAAATGCATCTCGCGGGCTAGTGCCTGCATTTTCTCTCCCTCAAGCCCGGCGGCGTGCAGAAACACCGCAAGCTGATTCCCGCTGAACTGCCGGTTCGTAAACACGTCACAGATAACGAACTCATGCCGGCCAGCCATCGCTGTATGCTACGGAAGTCCTGTCCCACCGTCAAGCAAAGGCCCCGGGCAGAACCCGGGGCCTCAACTTGGATTACCGGTCTAGCGGGCCAGAACCACCCGCTCGAACCCGGAAACATCCGGTGCTTCGAGCCTAAGGAAATACACTCCTGCTGCCAGCCGTCCCGGGTCCCAGACAAACTCGTTCGGCCCGGGTCCGGCCATGCCGCTGAACAGGGTCGCTATTGTCCGGCCGGTCGCGTCCGAAA
Coding sequences:
- a CDS encoding PhzF family phenazine biosynthesis protein; protein product: MAGRHEFVICDVFTNRQFSGNQLAVFLHAAGLEGEKMQALAREMHFSETTFIMSRRPSERGWPVRIFTPAREVPFAGHPSLGTGFVIWQEFLGRSADRVVLDLAVGSIPVEVVGNGERFVMTQAEPDFGDVIEPGRAAAILGIAEDDIDVRFPAQEVSTGLWFLIVPVRRLEPVQQVRICRSEYDRLCSEHRAKAVLAFCPETVEPENDFHVRVFCDYYDVPEDPATGSANGCLCAWLVRHEYSGKPEVRAICEQGFEIMRPSRLYLEGRRRGAGIEVKVGGGVVMTARGTVVELEH